In Harmonia axyridis chromosome X, icHarAxyr1.1, whole genome shotgun sequence, a single window of DNA contains:
- the LOC123686378 gene encoding E3 ubiquitin-protein ligase ariadne-1, with translation MDSDEESFDDVDSGNESSGDDVDFPMEVEVSNQREKQNDSDDYPFEVLSTEEIVQHMVDCIKEVNNVVEIPTTTTRILLNYFRWDKEKLMERFYDGDQEKLFSEARVVNPFKKLNISSSRKSLKRSGNTTEECEICFTVLPNSHMTGLECGHRFCTHCWSEYLTTKIMEEGVGQTIACAAHGCDILVDDATVMRLVRDSKVRLKYQHLITNSFVECNRLLRWCPTPDCNNAIKVQYVEPHKVTCKCNHTFCFSCGENWHDPVKCHLLRKWIKKCDDDSETSNWIAANTKECPKCNVTIEKDGGCNHMVCKNQNCKADFCWVCLGPWEPHGSSWYNCNRYDEDEAKAARDAQEKSRSALQRYLFYCNRYMNHMASLKFEHKLYASVKEKMEEMQQHNMSWIEVQFLKKAVDILCQCRQTLMYTYVFAYYLQKNNQSVIFEENQKDLESATETLSEYLERDITSENLAGIKQKVQDKYRYCDSRRKVLLEHVHEGYEKEWWDYNE, from the exons ATGGACTCTGACGAAGAATCATTCGATGATGTAGACTCTGGTAATGAATCTAGTGGTGATGATGTTGATTTTCCAATGGAAGTGGAAGTTTCAAATCAAAGAGAAAAACAAAATGATTCTGATGACTATCCGTTTGAGGTACTCTCAACAGAGGAAATTGTACAGCATATGGTAGATTGTATAAAAGAAGTAAACAATGTGGTTGAA ATTCCTACTACAACTACCAGAATACTGTTGAATTATTTCCGTTGGGACAAAGAAAAACTCATGGAAAGATTCTATGATGGAGACCAAGAGAAACTTTTTTCTGAAGCAAGGGTTGTTAATCCATTCAAAAAACTTAATATTAGTTCTTCACGGAAG agtTTGAAAAGGTCAGGAAATACTACAGAAGAATGTGAAATTTGTTTTACAGTTCTTCCAAATTCT CATATGACTGGCTTAGAATGTGGGCATAGGTTTTGCACACATTGCTGGAGTGAATATTTAACAACAAAGATAATGGAAGAGGGTGTAGGTCAAACGATCGCCTGTGCAGCACATGGTTGTGATATTTTAGTTGATGATGCAACTGTGATGAGACTTGTGAGGGACTCGAAAGTGAGACTGAAGTATCAACATCTTATCACAAATAGTTTTGTCGAG TGCAATCGTCTCCTACGCTGGTGCCCCACACCAGATTGCAATAATGCTATAAAAGTTCAGTATGTAGAACCACATAAGGTCACATGTAAATGTAATCACACCTTTTGTTTCTCATGTGGAGAAAATTGGCATGACCCAGTGAAATGCCACTTGCTGCGCAAATGGATTAAAAAATGCGACGATGATTCTGAAACTAGTAATTGGATAGCTGCCAACACCAAAGAGTGTCCAAAATGTAATGTTACAATTGAAAAAGATGGTGGCTGTAATCACATGGTTTGCAAGAATCAAAATTGTAAAGCAGATTTCTGTTGGGTGTGTCTGGGACCCTGGGAACCTCATGGTAGTTCATGGTACAACTGTAATAG GTATGATGAAGATGAAGCCAAAGCTGCTAGAGATGCACAAGAAAAATCCAGATCTGCATTACAACGTTACCTATTCTATTGCAATAGATATATGAATCATATGGCGTCCTTGAAGTTTGAGCATAAATTGTATGCCTCAGTGAAAGAAAAGATGGAAGAAATGCAGCAGCATAATATGAGTTGGATTGAAGTACAGTTTCTCAAGAAAGCGGTGGATATTCTGTGTCAATGTAGACAAACTTTGATGTATACTTATGTTTTTGCCTATTACTTGCAAAAAAATAATCAGTCTGTGATCTTCGAGGAAAACCAAAAAGACTTAGAGAGCGCTACAGAGACTCTGTCTGAATATTTGGAGAGGGATATAACGTCTGAAAATTTAGCAGGCATCAAGCAGAAGGTTCAAGATAAGTACAG ATACTGTGACAGCCGAAGGAAAGTTCTGTTAGAACATGTACATGAAGGATATGAAAAGGAATGGTGGGATTACAATGAATAA